The genomic window TCGATTGACGGCGCTTCCGCCCGCGCACCCGCTACATTACTAGGCGATGCACCCCGGGAACAACCTGACGCGGGAGGAAGCCCGCCGGCGGGCGGAGTTGATCCAGACCCCCCTGTATGACATCTCTCTCGACCTGAGCCGGGACAGCGATGCCTTCGCTTGCGAAGCCACGATCCACTTTCTTTGCCAGGAACCCGGCGCGGACAGCTTCATCGATTTCCTCGTGCCTTCGGTCGACAGTTGCGAGCTCAACGGCGAAGAAGTGCCCAAGGAAGCGTTTAACGGCGCGCGCATCACGCTGACCAACCTTCGCGATGCGAACGAGCTGCATGTGCTGGCAACCTGCGAATACCAGAACATCGGCGCCGGACTGAACCGCTTCAAGGACCCGGTCGACCACAAGGTCTACCTCCACAGCCAGTTCGAGACGTTCGATGCCCACCGGATGTTCCCCTGCTTCGATCAGCCCGACCTCAAGGCGAGCTTCACCTTCACGGTGCTCGCTCCAAGTGATTGGGTGGTGGTCTCGAATAACCCGGGCCAGTCCCAACCGGTCGCGGGCAAAGAGAACATCAAGCGCTGGACGTTCGGCGCGACACCAAAGATGTCGTCGTACCTGACCGCGATCGTCGCCGGACCCTACCACGGGGTCCGCGATCGGCACGGTGACATCGACCTCGGCATCTTCTGCCGCCAGTCGCTGGCACAGTACCTCGATCCTGAAGAGATCTTCACGGTCACCAAGCAGGGTCTCGACTTCTACGCCGAGGCGTACAAGTACCCCTACCCATTCCAGAAATACGATCAGCTCTTCGTCCCGGAGTTCAGCGCCGGCGCCATGGAGAACATCGGCTGCGTCACGTTCAACGAGTCGATGCTGTTTCGCTCCAAAGTGACCGAGGCCGTCCGCGAAGACCGCGCCAACGCGATCCTCCACGAGATGGCCCACATGTGGTTCGGTGACCTGGTCACGATGCGCTGGTGGGACGACCTGTGGCTGAATGAGAGCTTCGCCACCTTCATGTCGGTGCTCGCCCAGGTCGAGGCGACGCGCTTCAAGAACGGGTGGGTGACGTTCGCGAACCAGTACAAGGCCGGCGCGCGCCGTCAGGATCAGTTACCGACCACGCACCCCATCGCGGCCGACGTCCCGGACATCGAGTCCGTCTACTTGAACTTCGACGCGATCACCTACAACAAGGGGGCTTGCGTTCTGCGTCAGCTGGTCGCCTACGTGAGTCAGGACACATTCCTTCGCGGGGTCCAGCGCTACATCAAGCAGCGGCAGTATTCGAATGCGAGCCTCGCCGACTTCCTCTCCGATATCG from Candidatus Dormiibacterota bacterium includes these protein-coding regions:
- the pepN gene encoding aminopeptidase N, translated to MHPGNNLTREEARRRAELIQTPLYDISLDLSRDSDAFACEATIHFLCQEPGADSFIDFLVPSVDSCELNGEEVPKEAFNGARITLTNLRDANELHVLATCEYQNIGAGLNRFKDPVDHKVYLHSQFETFDAHRMFPCFDQPDLKASFTFTVLAPSDWVVVSNNPGQSQPVAGKENIKRWTFGATPKMSSYLTAIVAGPYHGVRDRHGDIDLGIFCRQSLAQYLDPEEIFTVTKQGLDFYAEAYKYPYPFQKYDQLFVPEFSAGAMENIGCVTFNESMLFRSKVTEAVREDRANAILHEMAHMWFGDLVTMRWWDDLWLNESFATFMSVLAQVEATRFKNGWVTFANQYKAGARRQDQLPTTHPIAADVPDIESVYLNFDAITYNKGACVLRQLVAYVSQDTFLRGVQRYIKQRQYSNASLADFLSDIEAGSGRDLKAWSQLWLETAGLNTLRPLASSQSETIGSLAIQQEAPPEFPTIRPHRLAVGLYDRKKDGLHLRRRVELDVAEENTPVTDFDGEHLADLLLVNDLDLTYAKIRLDERSLATATEHLAELSDPLARAITWAALWDMLRDAEIPAKRYLPLILKNIRGETDIGVVQDLLAEAASAIFVYGDPANQDAALKILADHSLRALDDAPAGSDFQLAWAHAFINAARSAEHLSVVRGLLDGIKVFTGLKVDTDLRWSIVNALAGVGKDDGLIDAELERDPTDEGQRYAAAARAARPTAEAKEQVWASLMEDLALPLATMRSMMRGFHRFDQRRVLEAYASRYFQALGNVWKERDIEIGLAFARMMFPSVIVDDHTIKVTDQYLARENVPGPVRRVLLEAKDGMQRAMRARTLDAAT